A genomic region of Alnus glutinosa chromosome 11, dhAlnGlut1.1, whole genome shotgun sequence contains the following coding sequences:
- the LOC133881437 gene encoding allene oxide synthase 3-like, whose amino-acid sequence MSANSSFNLQSSSIDDDHSPPSKLPLKPIPGNYGLPFLGPIKDRLDYFYNQGLEAFFRTRIDKHKSTVFRTNMPPGPFISSNPRVITVLDAISFPILFDTSKVEKRDVLDGTYMPSTAFTGGYRVCAFLDPSEPNHTLLKRWFFSLLAARHDKFIPLFRNCLSELFINLEDQLSDKPGKAYFNTLSDSMSFNFVFRLFSDRNPSDTKLGSDGPKLFDVWLLVQLAPLMTLGLSKWLNFLEDLLLHTIPLPAFLVKSRYKKLYSAFYESTEPILDEAVEAFGLKRDEACHNLVFMAGFNAYGGMKTLFPAVIKWVGLAGEKLHRQLADEIRTVVRDEGGITLSALNKMTLTKSVVYEALRIEPPVPFQYGKAKEDLVVQSHDAAFEIKRGEMIFGYQPLATKDPKIFENSEEFVGHRFVGEGEKLLKYVYWSNGREIDDPTVENKQCPGKDLMLLLSRVMLVELFLRYDTFTIEAGRLPLGSSVTFKSLTKATGI is encoded by the coding sequence ATGTCTGCAAATTCTTCCTTCAATCTCCAATCCTCTTCCATTGACGACGATCACTCTCCTCCATCAAAACTCCCATTGAAGCCCATCCCCGGAAACTATGGCCTGCCCTTTCTCGGACCCATCAAAGACCGCCTAGACTACTTCTACAACCAAGGCCTCGAAGCCTTCTTCCGAACCCGAATCGACAAACACAAATCCACCGTATTCCGAACCAATATGCCTCCCGGGCCTTTCATATCCTCCAACCCTAGAGTCATTACTGTCCTTGATGCCATCAGCTTTCCCATCCTCTTCGACACATCCAAGGTTGAAAAACGCGACGTTCTTGACGGCACTTACATGCCCTCCACAGCCTTCACCGGCGGCTACCGTGTTTGTGCTTTCCTTGACCCCTCCGAACCCAACCACACTCTCCTCAAGCGTtggtttttctctcttctcGCTGCCCGCCACGATAAGTTCATCCCGCTCTTCCGAAACTGCTTGTCCGAGCTTTTCATCAACCTCgaagatcagttatccgacaaacCCGGCAAAGCATACTTCAACACCCTTAGTGACAGCATGTCTTTCAACTTCGTGTTTAGGCTCTTCTCTGATCGAAACCCTTCCGACACAAAACTCGGATCGGACGGTCCCAAACTCTTCGACGTCTGGTTGCTTGTCCAACTTGCGCCGTTGATGACACTCGGGTTATCCAAGTGGCTAAACTTTCTTGAAGATTTGTTATTGCACACGATTCCTTTGCCAGCGTTTCTGGTGAAATCCAGATATAAGAAGCTTTACAGTGCGTTTTACGAGTCGACGGAGCCGATTTTGGATGAAGCGGTTGAGGCTTTCGGGCTTAAAAGAGATGAAGCTTGCCATAATCTAGTCTTCATGGCTGGTTTCAATGCATACGGTGGAATGAAGACCCTGTTTCCCGCTGTGATCAAGTGGGTTGGATTAGCAGGAGAAAAGTTACACCGGCAGTTGGCTGATGAGATCAGGACGGTTGTTAGAGATGAAGGTGGGATCACTTTATCTGCGTTGAATAAGATGACTTTAACAAAGTCAGTGGTCTACGAAGCATTGAGGATAGAACCTCCGGTTCCGTTCCAGTACGGGAAGGCAAAGGAGGATCTAGTGGTCCAAAGCCATGATGCTGCTTTTGAGATCAAGAGGGGCGAGATGATCTTCGGATATCAGCCGTTGGCTACCAAGGATCCCAAGATTTTTGAGAACTCCGAGGAGTTTGTGGGCCATAGGTTTGTGGGTGAGGGAGAGAAGCTGTTGAAGTACGTTTACTGGTCAAACGGTCGGGAGATTGACGATCCGACGGTGGAGAATAAGCAGTGTCCGGGTAAGGATCTAATGTTGCTATTGTCGAGGGTGATGTTGGTGGAGCTTTTCCTCCGTTATGACACGTTTACGATTGAGGCCGGAAGGTTGCCGTTGGGATCATCGGTGACGTTCAAGTCGTTGACGAAGGCCACGGGGATATGA
- the LOC133882544 gene encoding pre-mRNA-splicing factor ATP-dependent RNA helicase DEAH1-like: protein MLARKQRTCAILDAGDDDGNGVGGNIDCSSSVADAPETRKSHTHKKRFRKKIESQEDEDYARGAAADRQVKRRTSGDEDNGSESEEERLRDQREREQLEQNLRERGRRDAAGTRKLTEPKLSRREKEEAMRRSGVVEQNGLETVRKVSRQEYLKKREKKKLEELRDDIEDEQYLFDGVKLNEAEYHELRYKKEIYELVKKRSEYAGDSTSEYRMPEAYDQEGGVNQEKRFSVVLQRYRPDPTAVEKTNPFAEQEAWEELQIGKATSSTVASKNKKQISDHDYLFVFEDQIDFIKASVMDGDNTDQSTELLDKSWAKSALEEEERKALPIYPYRDELLKAVHDHQVLVIVGETGSGKTTQIPQYLHEAGYTKRGKVGCTQPRRVAAMSVAARVSQEMGVKLGHEVGYSIRFEDCTSEKTVIKYMTDGMLLREFLGEPDLGSYSVVMVDEAHERTLSTDILFGLVKDISRFRPDLKLLISSATLDAEKFSDYFDSAPIFKIPGRRYPVEIHYTKAPEADYLDAAIATVLQIHVTQPGGDILVFFTGQEEIETAEEILKHRTRGLGTKIADLIVCPIYAILPTELQAKIFEPTPEGARKVVLATNIAETSLTIDGIKYVIDPGFCKMKSYNPRNGMESLLVAPISKASANQRAGRSGRTGPGKCFRLYTAYNYHKDLEDNTVPEIQRTNLANVVLTLKSLGIHDLLNFDFMDPPPYEALLKALELLFALGALNKVGELTKVGRRMAEFPLDPMLSKMIVASDKYKCSDEIISIAAMLSVGNYSIFYRPKDKQVHADNARMNFHTGNVGDHIALLKVYSSWKETNYSTQWCYENYIQVRSMKRARDVRDQLEGLLERVEIDLTSDPSDMDTIKKAITSGFFPHCARLQNNGSYRTLKHPQTVHIHPGSGLAQLLPRWVLYNELALTTKEYMRQVTQVKPEWLVEIAPHYYQLKDVEDSTLSLGVRCT from the coding sequence ATGTTGGCCAGGAAGCAGAGGACTTGTGCAATTTTGGATGCTGGTGATGATGATGGCAATGGTGTTGGGGGAAACATTGATTGTAGCTCTTCCGTTGCAGATGCTCCTGAAACCAGAAAATCCCATACCCATAAAAAACGTTTCAGGAAGAAGATTGAAAGTCAAGAAGATGAAGATTATGCACGAGGGGCAGCAGCAGATAGACAGGTTAAAAGACGAACTTCTGGTGACGAAGATAATGGTTCAGAGTCGGAAGAAGAAAGGTTGCGTGACCAAAGAGAGAGGGAGCAATTGGAGCAAAATTTAAGGGAACGGGGTCGTCGGGATGCAGCAGGGACACGGAAGCTAACAGAACCAAAGTTATCACGAAGGGAGAAAGAAGAGGCAATGAGGAGATCTGGCGTTGTGGAGCAAAATGGCCTTGAAACCGTGAGAAAAGTTTCAAGACAAGAATATttgaagaaaagagaaaagaagaaactgGAAGAATTAAGAGATGATATAGAAGATGAGCAATATCTATTTGATGGCGTGAAGCTTAACGAAGCGGAATATCACGAGTTAAGGTACAAGAAGGAAATATACGAGCTTGTGAAGAAGCGGTCAGAGTATGCTGGCGACAGTACAAGCGAGTACAGGATGCCGGAAGCCTATGATCAGGAAGGCGGTGTTAATCAGGAAAAGAGATTTTCCGTGGTTTTGCAGCGTTACAGGCCGGATCCAACTGCCGTGGAAAAAACGAATCCTTTTGCAGAACAAGAGGCTTGGGAGGAGCTTCAAATTGGGAAGGCCACGTCGTCGACAGTTGCTTCAAAGAATAAAAAGCAAATATCTGATCATGACTATCTGTTTGTGTTTGAGGATCAGATTGATTTTATCAAAGCATCAGTTATGGATGGAGACAATACGGATCAGTCCACTGAGTTGCTTGACAAGTCTTGGGCAAAATCAGctttggaggaggaggagagaaaAGCATTACCTATATATCCATATCGGGATGAATTGCTCAAAGCTGTTCATGATCATCAGGTTCTTGTCATCGTTGGTGAAACTGGTTCCGGGAAGACTACACAGATACCCCAGTATCTTCATGAAGCTGGATATACAAAGCGCGGAAAGGTTGGATGTACACAGCCACGAAGGGTCGCTGCTATGAGTGTGGCTGCCCGAGTTTCTCAAGAAATGGGTGTCAAACTTGGCCATGAGGTTGGTTATTCCATCCGATTTGAGGATTGCACTTCAGAAAAGACTGTCATTAAATATATGACAGATGGGATGCTGCTGAGAGAATTCCTCGGTGAGCCAGATCTGGGAAGCTACAGCGTGGTGATGGTGGATGAGGCCCACGAGAGAACTCTCTCAACTGATATTCTGTTTGGATTAGTAAAGGATATTTCTCGATTTCGTCCTGATCTTAAGTTGCTCATCTCCAGTGCAACACTCGATGCGGAGAAATTTAGTGATTATTTTGATTCAGCTCCAATCTTTAAAATTCCAGGGAGGCGATATCCTGTTGAAATACACTACACCAAAGCTCCAGAAGCTGATTACTTGGATGCCGCCATAGCTACCGTTCTTCAAATTCACGTGACACAACCTGGTGGAGATATATTGGTTTTCTTCACTGGTCAAGAAGAGATTGAAACAGCGGAAGAAATTTTGAAGCACAGGACAAGAGGCCTAGGGACAAAGATTGCTGACCTGATTGTCTGCCCGATATACGCAATCCTACCGACTGAGCTCCAAGCAAAAATATTTGAACCCACTCCTGAAGGAGCACGGAAGGTTGTTCTCGCAACAAATATAGCTGAAACCTCCTTGACTATCGACGGGATCAAATACGTAATTGATCCAGGCTTTTGTAAAATGAAATCCTATAATCCAAGGAATGGGATGGAGTCGTTGCTGGTTGCTCCTATTTCCAAAGCATCAGCTAATCAGAGGGCAGGTAGATCTGGACGAACAGGTCCTGGAAAATGCTTCCGACTATATACTGCCTACAATTATCACAAGGATTTGGAAGACAATACAGTACCAGAAATACAAAGGACCAACCTTGCAAATGTTGTCCTTACACTCAAGAGCCTTGGTATCCATGACTTGTTAAACTTTGATTTCATGGACCCGCCGCCATATGAAGCATTATTGAAAGCCCTGGAACTGCTCTTTGCACTGGGTGCATTGAATAAAGTGGGGGAGTTGACTAAAGTGGGTAGACGGATGGCGGAATTCCCCCTTGATCCCATGCTATCCAAAATGATAGTTGCTTCTGATAAGTACAAATGCTCTGATGAGATCATTTCCATTGCGGCCATGCTTTCTGTTGGGAACTACTCCATCTTTTATCGTCCAAAGGATAAACAAGTTCATGCCGACAACGCGCGGATGAATTTTCATACGGGAAATGTTGGAGACCACATTGCATTGCTAAAGGTCTACAGTTCATGGAAGGAGACAAATTACTCAACACAAtggtgttatgaaaattacATACAGGTTAGGAGTATGAAGCGTGCGAGAGATGTGCGAGATCAGCTTGAAGGGCTCTTGGAAAGGGTTGAAATTGATCTAACCTCAGATCCCAGTGACATGGACACTATAAAAAAAGCTATAACATCTGGTTTTTTCCCACATTGTGCAAGGCTGCAAAATAATGGATCTTATCGGACCCTCAAACATCCACAGACTGTTCACATACACCCCGGCTCAGGGCTGGCACAGCTCCTTCCGAGATGGGTTTTATACAATGAGTTGGCACTCACGACCAAGGAATATATGAGACAGGTAACACAAGTAAAGCCTGAATGGTTGGTGGAAATAGCCCCACACTATTACCAGCTTAAGGATGTTGAagactctactctctctctcggtgTCCGTTGTACTTAG